The Pseudomonas eucalypticola genome has a window encoding:
- the tilS gene encoding tRNA lysidine(34) synthetase TilS, with protein MLHRLAPWRTAPRWHVALSGGLDSTVLLHQLATLARTDTFPPLHAIHVHHGLQAAADAWPQHCQRLCDALGVPLTVVRVQVAPGASLEAAARTARYQAFEQALGAGEVLLTGQHRDDQAETLLFRLLRGAGVRGLAAMPEQRALGVGHLVRPLLHISRTQLQAYAQAHHLDWVDDPSNTDTRFARNYLRQDVMPLITGRWPQAAQTLARAASHMAEAQGLLAELAEGDLRAAATPGAFPWLNVPSLELAPLVALSDARQRNALQHWLAGFTRLPDTQHWASWPELRDAAPSATPVWALGDGRLLRAGGRLWWLSELWRAEPQGQVHWPMPAQPLDLPGNGQVRLCGLAPQGRVQVRYRQGGEVMHTPGRGRRDLKRLLNETGLPPFVRGRLPLLFVDGQLTAVANLPAIGGNGVDLRWLPPTNAQRLR; from the coding sequence ATGCTCCATCGCCTCGCGCCCTGGCGCACCGCCCCACGCTGGCATGTGGCCCTTTCCGGCGGCCTCGACTCCACCGTCCTGCTGCACCAACTGGCCACCCTGGCCCGCACCGACACCTTTCCCCCGTTGCACGCCATTCACGTCCACCACGGCCTTCAGGCCGCGGCCGATGCCTGGCCGCAGCATTGCCAACGTCTGTGCGATGCCCTGGGTGTGCCGCTGACGGTGGTGCGGGTGCAGGTGGCGCCTGGCGCCAGCCTTGAAGCCGCGGCGCGAACTGCGCGCTACCAGGCATTCGAGCAGGCGCTCGGCGCAGGGGAGGTGCTGCTCACTGGCCAGCACCGCGATGACCAGGCCGAAACCCTGCTGTTTCGCCTGTTGCGCGGTGCAGGGGTGCGCGGCCTGGCGGCGATGCCAGAACAGAGGGCCTTGGGCGTGGGCCACCTGGTGCGGCCGTTGCTGCACATTTCGCGGACGCAGTTGCAGGCTTACGCCCAGGCGCACCACCTTGACTGGGTGGACGACCCCTCCAACACCGACACCCGCTTCGCCCGCAACTACCTGCGCCAGGACGTGATGCCGCTGATTACCGGGCGCTGGCCCCAGGCCGCGCAAACCCTTGCCCGTGCAGCCAGCCACATGGCTGAGGCGCAGGGGTTGCTGGCGGAGCTGGCCGAAGGTGACCTGCGCGCTGCCGCCACGCCAGGCGCCTTCCCCTGGCTGAACGTGCCGTCGCTGGAGCTGGCCCCGCTGGTGGCGCTCTCCGACGCGCGCCAGCGCAATGCATTGCAGCATTGGTTGGCAGGCTTCACCCGCTTGCCGGACACCCAGCACTGGGCGAGCTGGCCGGAACTGCGCGACGCCGCCCCGTCGGCCACGCCCGTCTGGGCCCTGGGCGATGGCCGTCTGCTGCGTGCGGGGGGGCGGCTGTGGTGGTTGAGCGAGCTGTGGCGGGCAGAGCCCCAGGGGCAGGTGCACTGGCCGATGCCGGCCCAGCCTCTGGATTTGCCTGGCAACGGCCAGGTGCGCCTGTGCGGCCTGGCGCCGCAGGGCAGGGTGCAGGTGCGCTATCGCCAGGGCGGCGAGGTGATGCATACCCCTGGCCGTGGCCGCCGCGACCTCAAGCGCCTGCTTAACGAAACCGGCCTGCCACCCTTCGTACGCGGGCGTCTGCCCCTGCTGTTCGTGGATGGCCAGTTGACTGCCGTGGCGAACCTGCCAGCCATTGGCGGCAACGGCGTGGATTTGCGCTGGCTGCCACCGACGAACGCACAACGTTTGAGATGA
- a CDS encoding acetyl-CoA carboxylase carboxyltransferase subunit alpha encodes MNPNFLDFEQPIADLQAKIEELRLVGNDNSLNISDEISRLQDKSSTLTESIFGNLTSWQIARMARHPRRPYTLDYIQHIFTEFDELHGDRHFSDDAAIVGGIARLDDQPVMVIGHQKGREVREKVRRNFGMPRPEGYRKACRLMEMAERFKMPILTFIDTPGAYPGIDAEERNQSEAIAWNLRVMARLKTPIIATVIGEGGSGGALAIGVCDQLNMLQYSTYAVISPEGCASILWKTADKAPDAAEAMGITAERLKGLGIVDKVIQEPLGGAHRDPAAASALIRKELASQLAMLKELDMDALLKRRYDRLMSYGL; translated from the coding sequence ATGAACCCGAATTTTCTTGATTTCGAACAGCCGATCGCTGACCTGCAAGCCAAGATCGAAGAACTGCGCCTGGTCGGCAACGACAACTCGCTGAACATCAGCGACGAGATCTCGCGCCTGCAAGACAAGAGCAGCACCCTGACCGAGAGCATTTTCGGCAACCTGACCAGCTGGCAGATCGCGCGCATGGCGCGTCACCCGCGCCGCCCGTATACCCTGGACTACATCCAGCACATTTTCACCGAGTTCGATGAGCTGCACGGCGACCGCCACTTCTCCGACGACGCCGCCATCGTCGGCGGTATCGCGCGCCTGGACGACCAGCCCGTGATGGTCATCGGCCATCAGAAAGGCCGGGAAGTGCGTGAAAAGGTTCGCCGCAACTTCGGCATGCCGCGCCCGGAAGGCTACCGCAAAGCGTGCCGCCTGATGGAAATGGCCGAACGGTTCAAGATGCCGATCCTGACCTTCATCGATACCCCGGGCGCCTACCCTGGCATCGACGCCGAAGAGCGCAACCAGAGCGAAGCCATCGCCTGGAACCTGCGTGTCATGGCACGCCTGAAAACCCCGATCATCGCCACCGTGATCGGTGAAGGTGGTTCGGGCGGCGCACTGGCCATCGGCGTGTGCGACCAGCTGAACATGCTGCAGTACTCCACCTATGCGGTGATCTCGCCGGAAGGCTGCGCCTCGATCCTGTGGAAGACCGCCGACAAGGCCCCGGACGCTGCCGAGGCCATGGGTATCACGGCCGAGCGCCTCAAAGGCCTGGGCATCGTCGACAAGGTCATCCAGGAGCCACTGGGCGGCGCCCACCGCGACCCGGCGGCGGCTTCGGCACTGATCCGCAAGGAACTGGCCTCGCAACTGGCCATGCTCAAGGAACTGGACATGGACGCGCTGCTCAAGCGCCGCTATGACCGCCTGATGAGCTACGGCCTGTAA